Proteins encoded by one window of Armatimonadota bacterium:
- a CDS encoding WecB/TagA/CpsF family glycosyltransferase produces the protein MKGKGKYWPELCALGIQDVLATLGEAIKKGERGYIVTPNVDHLVRYHRDPEFRRAVDGAWLRLADGMPVVWASRMVGKPVPERVAGSDLLPELCRLAAQEGYSVFLLGGREGVAARAAERLKNLYRGLKVAGTYTPVEGFAESVQDQEAALEAVNRADPDILFVGVGSPAQEKWVHRNWDRLRVRVAVCCGAALDYAAGSKPRAPRWMRRVGLEWLWRLGHEPRRLWRRYLVDDLAFFGLVLRAMWERWGGRRA, from the coding sequence ATGAAGGGAAAAGGGAAGTACTGGCCTGAGCTCTGCGCGCTCGGCATACAGGATGTGCTGGCGACCCTCGGGGAAGCCATAAAAAAGGGCGAGCGGGGCTACATCGTCACGCCGAATGTGGACCACCTCGTCCGCTACCACCGGGATCCGGAGTTCCGCAGGGCCGTGGACGGGGCGTGGCTGCGGCTGGCGGACGGGATGCCCGTGGTGTGGGCGAGCCGGATGGTAGGCAAACCCGTTCCCGAGCGGGTGGCGGGGAGTGACCTCCTGCCGGAGCTGTGCCGGCTTGCGGCCCAGGAGGGATACTCCGTGTTCCTCCTGGGGGGGCGGGAGGGGGTGGCGGCGCGGGCCGCGGAGAGACTCAAAAACCTCTATCGTGGCCTGAAAGTTGCCGGCACCTACACCCCGGTGGAGGGGTTTGCGGAGAGCGTGCAGGATCAGGAGGCCGCCTTGGAGGCGGTGAACCGGGCAGATCCCGACATCCTCTTCGTGGGGGTGGGCTCTCCGGCCCAGGAGAAGTGGGTGCACCGGAACTGGGATCGGTTGCGGGTCCGGGTGGCCGTATGCTGCGGGGCGGCTTTGGACTACGCGGCAGGCAGCAAGCCCCGGGCTCCCCGGTGGATGCGACGGGTGGGACTGGAGTGGCTGTGGCGACTCGGGCACGAACCCCGCCGGCTGTGGCGCCGGTACCTCGTGGACGACCTGGCCTTCTTCGGCCTGGTACTCCGGGCGATGTGGGAACGGTGGGGGGGGAGGCGGGCTTGA
- a CDS encoding glycosyltransferase family 4 protein — protein MFWVKCAMEGKPYYIFRDYTAEMERAVRQMVAGCTYDLVIIDTLTMTAYTEEIGLPRVLQEHNVEWYVVDSYTRLQGKMWYAYAGRREGQLIRRYEIKECVRSNAVVVLSEEDRGRLRNLGVGTKIEVIPPTVRTRARKTDGEEGVILYVGTGHWPPAADGIRWFLREVWPRIKRKHPSAEFWMAGVPPRGLKKREIPQCVRMLGYVEDLEILYQRAKVFIAPVRVGSGVRLKILHALARGLAVVSTSAGCEGTGAVDRVHMRIADTAEDFAEAVVEILKNRRLADQLGKAGQTLVQERFHPKVKEEKWKLLIEEVLAGRN, from the coding sequence TTGTTCTGGGTAAAATGCGCCATGGAAGGAAAACCGTATTATATCTTTCGCGACTACACCGCTGAAATGGAGAGAGCCGTGCGTCAGATGGTGGCAGGATGTACGTACGATTTGGTAATTATAGATACTTTGACCATGACCGCTTACACGGAAGAGATCGGCTTGCCAAGGGTCCTGCAGGAACACAATGTGGAATGGTATGTGGTAGATTCGTATACTAGGCTACAGGGAAAGATGTGGTATGCTTATGCCGGCCGGCGGGAAGGCCAATTGATACGACGATACGAGATCAAGGAGTGCGTGAGGAGCAATGCCGTCGTAGTCCTTTCAGAGGAAGACCGGGGACGGTTGCGGAATCTTGGAGTAGGTACAAAGATCGAGGTGATTCCACCCACGGTACGGACGAGGGCACGAAAGACAGACGGAGAAGAAGGAGTTATCCTCTACGTAGGAACGGGACACTGGCCGCCTGCAGCAGATGGAATACGGTGGTTTCTCAGGGAAGTGTGGCCACGGATTAAGCGTAAGCATCCCAGCGCCGAATTCTGGATGGCGGGCGTACCACCGAGGGGTTTAAAAAAGAGAGAAATTCCACAGTGCGTCAGAATGTTGGGCTATGTAGAGGACCTGGAAATCCTCTATCAAAGAGCAAAAGTTTTCATAGCGCCGGTACGGGTTGGAAGCGGAGTACGGCTGAAAATCCTCCATGCGTTGGCGCGAGGATTAGCAGTGGTCAGCACGTCTGCGGGCTGTGAAGGGACAGGCGCTGTAGACAGAGTGCACATGCGTATAGCGGATACGGCTGAGGATTTTGCCGAGGCGGTTGTGGAGATCTTAAAGAATCGCAGACTTGCCGATCAGCTGGGGAAAGCGGGCCAGACATTGGTGCAGGAACGCTTTCACCCGAAGGTAAAAGAGGAAAAATGGAAGCTGTTGATCGAAGAAGTGCTGGCAGGCAGGAATTGA
- a CDS encoding FkbM family methyltransferase, with translation MVRRIPPDHLCFNVQGLRLYLSPHDVGLSPELAVERVHEPILTATLRTLLRPNMTVVDVGANLGYFALLAARAVGPSGKVLALEPFPESYRLLKKNIQANGLQNVLPYAFAAGHRSGPDKLYFYPQSNWNSLFLKNDKRKPLGWIEVQVCTLNELLATEPRVDVIRMDVEGAELAVLKGSDRILKKHRPTLIIETHPTLMGEDQYAEFLHFLKQMGYSIEEAWERWREEPVWPRRLSTYYKAGREVRKLDVDYLLALESAVTIIANCRGSESPE, from the coding sequence ATGGTTCGCAGGATACCGCCAGATCACCTCTGTTTCAACGTGCAAGGGCTCCGTCTGTATCTGAGCCCTCACGATGTGGGACTCTCACCGGAACTCGCGGTTGAACGTGTCCACGAGCCCATCCTAACCGCGACGCTGCGGACACTGCTGAGGCCGAACATGACGGTGGTCGATGTAGGAGCCAATCTCGGATACTTTGCTTTGTTGGCAGCACGTGCGGTGGGGCCCTCTGGAAAGGTCCTCGCGTTAGAGCCCTTTCCAGAGAGCTATCGGTTGCTCAAAAAGAATATTCAAGCAAACGGCCTGCAGAATGTGCTGCCCTACGCTTTCGCGGCAGGCCATCGGTCTGGCCCGGACAAACTTTACTTTTATCCTCAGTCTAACTGGAACAGCCTTTTCCTGAAAAACGATAAGCGGAAACCTCTGGGATGGATAGAAGTACAAGTTTGCACGTTAAATGAACTTCTGGCAACAGAGCCGCGTGTTGATGTTATTCGAATGGATGTCGAGGGAGCCGAGCTAGCAGTGCTTAAAGGATCAGACAGAATTTTAAAGAAGCACCGTCCTACGCTTATCATAGAAACGCATCCTACGTTGATGGGAGAAGACCAGTACGCAGAATTTCTCCATTTTTTGAAACAGATGGGCTACTCCATCGAAGAAGCATGGGAGCGATGGCGGGAGGAACCCGTATGGCCGAGGCGGCTAAGTACATACTATAAAGCAGGACGTGAGGTGCGAAAGCTAGACGTGGATTATCTGCTGGCCCTCGAGAGTGCGGTGACAATCATCGCGAACTGTCGAGGATCAGAAAGCCCGGAATGA